The window AAAGTTCGTCAGCGAGAACATCCGCTGAATGCCGGACGCCGGATTCACGCGATTCCAATCGAAGCCCAGCTTATCTGGCAGGAACATCACGCCAGACTGCATCAAGTTGATTGCGACGGCCGCGAGAAACAGGACCGCCAAGATCGGTAGCATGACCATGGCCAATCGCCAAAAGGCGGTGGCCGTATGATTGGTGGCCCACATGTCGGTGGGATTAAGCGGTGGAACCGTACCGAGTTCGTCGCGGGTCAATTGCCCCAGAAAGTCGATCAGGTCACGACCGAAGAACATGAGCGCACTCAGCGCAGCGGCCAGCATAACGGCCGACACCAAGTCTTGGCTCTTGGGAACCTGACCCTTCTCGCGCGCTTGCTCGCGGCGATGCTGGGATGCTTCTTCTGTTTTTTCTTGATCGGCCATCGTCTAGTTCTGGGCAGTTTCGACCGTCCGATGAAACATGGATCGAATGTTATCGACGGTCGGTTCGACCGAACCTTGAAAAATCCACACCACGCTACCAATGGTCAACATGACAAAGGCCATCAACAGCATCGTGTTCATGCTGAAACCAATGGCCATTAAGTTCAACTGAGGTAGCGTCCGACTGATCACACCCATCACAAGCACACCGACCAATAATGCGACGGTCCCAGGGGCGGCGGCCTGAACGCCTAAGATCAGCGAGTTTGCCAATGTCTCACGAATTACATGCACTATTTGTACGTCGATTGCAGCCACCCCAGGAGGTATCTCCGCAAAGGTATGCAGCAGCGCCGACATTAAGAAGCGATGCCCCCCAATGACCAGAAACACGGCCAGTACCACAAGATCGAAGACGATCGCCAGCATGGGGACATTGTCGTCGAAGGCTGGGTTGAAGACGTCCGCAATCGAGAGACCGCCAATCTGACCAAGGAGTTGCCCGGTCATTTGCACACCCGCAAACAAGATTTTAATCCCCAGCCCAAGCGAAAGACCGATGATTAATTCAGCCCCCATCATAATCAGCAAGTTCGCTGCGTTGCCCGGCTCAGGAAAATCGTAGTCCCAAAATACAGGGGTCAGCATCAACGAAATGGCGACAGCCAGAAAAGATTTAACTTGGATCGGGGCATAGTTCGCTCCTAGCACAGGAGCCGTAGCCACGAGCCCGCCGATTCGCGTAACGATCGCCGCGAAGATCAGCAGTTGCTCAAGGTTCGGTTCCAAATACCGAAGCAGTTCCATTAGGGGCGTTCCTTGGCTCGTGTTTAACCACCAGCGATTCGGTCGGGAATGTTGCTGAACAACTCGACCGTGTACCCGGCCAGCTTCTGAAAGATCCACGGCAGCGTAAACGCCAACGCGATGGCCATCGCCAAGATCTTCGGAACGAACGAGACCGTTTGATCCTGGACCTGCGTTAAAGCCTGCAGAAAGCCAACCAAGAGCCCCACTACCATACCGACCACAAGCACTGGGGCACCAATGATCAGGCACATCATCATGGCCTGTCTCGTAAGATCAACTGTCGTTTGAGCATTCATTGACGATGCCTAAGGCTAAAGAGTGGGAGCGAAACTTTGCATCAACATGCCGACGATTAACGTCCAACCATCGACCAAGACGAAGAGCAAAATCTTAAACGGCAGCGATATCATCACCGGCGGCAGCATCATCATGCCCATCGAAATCGTCACGCTGGCAATCACGATGTCTAGAATTAGAAACGGAAGATAAATTTGGAAACCAATTAAGAAAGCCGTTTTCAATTCGCTGAGCATAAAAGCAGGGACAAGGGCCTGCAGAGGTACGTCGTCGTACGACTGGGGTTCGCCAATTTCTTCTCGCGTCTTTTTGGGCAGGAACTCGTAGAACATCCAAACATCGTCGCTATTGCCAGCGATATCGATCTGCTTGGCCATGAACTGCCGAATCGGTTTGACGCCCCGTTCCCACGCTTCGTCTGGTCCGGTAACCCCGGTAATTGGATCTTCCTCGGCAAACAGCTTGAACTGTTGTCCCGTTTCGGGATTCACTTCCTGACGCGTGTAAGGCCCGATACTCTCTTCGTATACCTCTTGCCAGTAAGGGTGCATCACCATGAACGTCATAAACATCGCCAAGGCCGTGATTACCTGACTGGGCGGAAGCTGCTGCGTACCGATGGCTTGTCGTAAAAGACCAAGCACGATGGTGATGCGAATGAAACTGGTGGTCATAATCAACAGCGCTGGAGCCAGGCTGATGACCGTCAGCAGCACCATGATCTGGATGGTACTGGAAAGCCCCTGCGGACTGGTCCAATGCTCTGGACCGGCTTTGACGAAGTCGCTCAGGTCTTCCATTTCATTCTGGATCGGTCGATCGAGCGACGACTCGATCAACGTTTCCGGGATAGAAGTTGACTGCTGCGCAATCGCCAACTGTGGCTGAAGTGCGGCTGCCAGGGCAATCAGAATCCAAGCAATGTTTCGCAGTATATGCATGCCTAAGCCTCCAGAAAACCGCGTGCTGGCTGGTGCCCCATTTGGCTCAGCACATCTTGAAACGTGGCCTTCATACTGCCTGGCGAATCTTGCCGAACGATAGCCAACAAACGTTCCACTTCGCCTGGTTCAGTGATCTCAGTCAGCGTTTCGACGCCGTTAGGAGTGACGCACAAGAGAAGCAGCTTGTGCCCGACACGAACCAGTTCCAGTTGCTGTTTGCCACTGAGTTGACTCTTTCCGAGAACTTGGATGATCTCTTTTGATAGGCGGCTACCGCCCGGTTTCATATTCTTCTTGCCGACCCACGCAAAGATCAGGAATAAACCGACCACCACCAGCAAGCTCGCGGCGATGCTGGCGGTTTGATTGCTTTGAAAGTTAAAGACCGGCATAGAGACGCCGGTGTCCTTGGCCTTGCTGGGTGGCGGAAGACGCAGCGGCTCGACGGCTGCCGCAGGCTGAGCGACTGCCGGAATAGGGGCGTTGTGGCCAGCGTCAGGAACGGCTTCTACGTGCAGCGCTTGCGCCAACGGTGGAAAGGCCGGCGGAGCTTCGTTTCGGATCTGCAGCGGTTGGTTAGGCGGTACTTGCGAACCAGGGTAGTCGTTGGCTGTCGCAGCCGGTGCCCCAGCGAACCATGTCAGCGCCAACACGCACGTAGCAAGGATTCCGTTCCGCATGAAAGTCTTCCTGATTTTCACTCAAGTCGCGATAGCGACTGGTCGAAAAAGATAGTAGGGAATTAGCTTCCTGCCGCATCCCATCTCCCACACACAATAGCGGGTGTGGCATCTTAGAAACTGATCCGTCTCGGCTCAATACGAATCCGGCGAAACGTCGGGCAATCTGTGCTAGCAGCCGCGTTTGTCTAGACGACCGAGTCACCCACAATCAACTCGGTAATACGCACGCAAAAGTTGTCGTTGAGGATGAGAACCTCCCCGCGTGCAATCAATCGACCGTTGACGAAGATATCGACCGGATCGCCTGCCAGCTTGTCCAACGGCACAACCGAGCCCTTTTGCATTTGCAGGACTTCTTCCAGATGCATGTCCGCGTTTCCGAGCTCGATCTTAACTTCGAGTTCAACGTCGCGAACCAGGTCGATCGTTGTCTTATCGGTACTCGCTGGGGAACCACCAAAGTCGCGAAGCGTGAAGGGAGAGATGCCTTCGGGCATGTTTTCGTTCGGCGAATTCAACGAGGCGATCGCGGCTTCAGCTTGATTGAGGAGGTACTCCATATCGGAAGCACCTTGGCTGGATCCTGAGTGAGCACCTTGCGGCGGTTGCGTCGCGGCGGCTGTGGCGGCAGGCTGTTGCTGACTAGGTTGGGAACTCGCGGCAGATCCAGGATTTTGAAACAACGCTTCAATATCGTTCTGGTCGAGAGCCTCGAGATCTTCTTCTTTCTTGGGGGCAGGACCGCTAGCACTCATGTCGCCCGACTGGGCTTTCCGGAGCAGCTCTTCGATCTCGTCCTGTCCCATTTGATCGTCAGTCATCGGATTCCATTCCAGATGAAGAGGTCGTCGCAATTATTGTTCGACGAATGAAAACTCGCTAAACACGATGGAATGCACCATCGGCTTGCCCAAGATGTTGTTGGTTTTCTCTAAAATCTTACGCTTGAGCAACCCCAAACTGGGATCGGTAAGCTCGCCTTCGTCGCTGCTGCGGACAGTTACAATCACTTGTTCGCGAAAACGATTCTCGTTCTTTTCCATCGAAGACGAGAAGTTGGCCTCGTCACTAGCTCGAATTGTGGCGAACAGATGGAAGTCGATCCGCATGGTCGATTCGCTTAGAGGACGATAGGCGGTAATGCCAAAGGGTTTGCCTAGATCGATCTCGACGGTCTCTTCATCGACGGACAACGGTTCTAGCTCTTGAGTCGCTGTTGTGCCGTTAGTCTCATCCTCTTGGGCCTGTATTTCCGCGGCCCGAATCACATCCTGCGGGCTGGGAATAATTAGGTAGGCAACCACGCATTCCAAAAGAACCAAGACTAGAATCCCTCCCAGAATTTGCATTTTCGCTTTCATGGGTGGTCCTTTTACTACGTCGGGCGATGCGGTACTGGTTGCTGAATCGGCCATGGGAAACTGCTTCTTGCTAGATTATCTAGAGCATGCTACTGCACAAACGTAGCATGCAATAGCGCGCACGCAGCTAGTTTCCTGGCGCCTCAATCGGCGGGGCACGTCGATTGGCTTGTTCCTGAGCCGTACCGACCAAGTCGTCTATCACTTCATCCAGCAGAAAGACTTCCACACGAGGATTTTGCTTCAACAGCAGTGGGTCGGTCCCGATATGAAAGGGCTCGTTTTTCCCTGCAACCGCGACACGAATACGTCGTTCGTCGATGCCTAAGGACACCAGGTATTGCTTAACGGCCATACAACGGGCGTAGGCGAGGTCCCAGTGCGTTTTGAAGGGGCTATCTGCTGGAAGCGGTTTCAAAGAGGTATGGCCGCGAATCTCGATCTTCTGCGGTTTCCCACCAAATTCCAAGCTTTGCGCCTGAAGCGCTGCGATGGCCGTTTCGTCAAGCTTCGCGCTGTCTTCCGGAAAGTAAACAACCGTTCCGACTGCGGTCTTTGATCCAGGCCGAATAATCCGAACTTGCGGACTATCCCCGACCGGTGCTTTGACTTTGTCACCGCCAGCATGAGTCGAGAATCGCTTGGCTCGTCCCATCGTTGCCAGCTTGGCCAGATTGGAATTACGTGGCTTAGCGTTCCCAGCGAGCACGCTTTCCATCGAGCTATCGTGACCGAACTGTCGGCGAAATGATTCGACGAGTGCCTGGTACTGCTCATCCTTCTTAATTTCGCTCATCGAGACGAGCATAATGAAGAAGGTTAAAAGCAGCGACATCATGTCACCGAAGGTCACAACCCACTCGGGAATGCCAGGTGCTTCATCATCATCGTCCATGGCATGGTTTCCTTATTTCTCGGCGTCCATCTTAGCGCGAACCGCCGGTGGCAGAAACGTGCGCAGCTTTTGTTCGATGACTCGCGGATTCTCGCCTGACTGAATCGCCATAATGCCGCGGATAGCGATTTCCATCCCGAGTAGTTCCTGCTTGTTCAGGAACCCCAACTTCTCGGAAAATGGCAGAAAAAAGACGTTCGAGACAATGGCTCCATAAAGCGTCGTCAATAATGCCACAGCCATCCCGGAACCAATCGAGCTGGGATCGCTCATGTTACCGAGCATGATAATCAGCCCTAGCAGCGTTCCGATCATCCCGTAGGCCGGAGCGAAGCGTCCCATCTGATCGGACACCGCCTTGGCATCACGATGCCGCGTTGCCACGGCATCCATTTCGGTTCGCATGATATCTTCAATCGCGTCGGGCCGAGTGCCGTCGACGGCCATTTGAATGCCGGTGATGATGAACGGATTGTCGATTTCGCTAATGCGACCCTCCAAAGCCAGCAACCCATCGCGACGAGCTGTTTCAGCCAGGCTTACGATTTGCTTGATCAACTCGCCGTAGTCAGGTGCCTTATTCAGAAAGATCACCTTGATGGACATGGGCATGCCGAGCATCGACTTCAGCGGGAACGCGATCATGCATGCCGCAACGGCCCCACCGCAAACCACCAAAAACGATGGCACATCGATGAACGCCATCAGGGAGGAACCTGGTGCGATCAGAATGGCTGTAAGAATCAGTCCGATCGCAGCCAAAAGTCCGACGACGGATGCGATATCCATGGCGTTTTATTCTATTTTTCCCCGGTGTCTGGCCGGGCAAATCCTGGGGGTAACAAATTTTTGCGCTGGTGGTACTCGATTACGCGATCTACGACAACGTCAGTTTTCTCTTGGACAACAATCCGATCCCCGTTTGTCAGAGTGATGAACGTGTCTGGATTGGCTTCCACGTACCGAATCAGCTCGGCATTTAAAACGAACGGTTCGCCACCGAGTCGAGTCAACTTGATCATCCTGGCCGCTCCCATTCGAAGCACGGAATGCCTAGTACGCTCGCTGAGCGCACTAGGCTTTCAACCGTAGGTCAAAGTCTAGAACGTGCTAGCGTTTTATTACCGCAGGTTCAATAGTTCGTCAAATAGCTGCTGAGCGGTCGTGATCACTCGGGAACTACCTCGATATTGTGTCGACGCCAGGATCAAGTCGATCAAGTTTCCACCGATGTCCGTGTTACTCAATTCCACGGCACCTGCGATGACGTCACCCAGACCGTCCGCACCCGGATCGCCGGTCACCGGCAGGCCGGAGTTCACGCCGGTGGCAAATAGGTTTTCGCCACGCTGCTCGAGGCCGGTCGGATTGCCGAAACGAGCCAATTGCAGCATCCCCAGGTCGCGGTCGACACCATTAGAGAACACACCACGGATAACACCATCTTCACCGATAATGAAACTGTTCAGCGTCCCGGTGCCG is drawn from Bremerella alba and contains these coding sequences:
- a CDS encoding flagellar biosynthetic protein FliR, whose translation is MELLRYLEPNLEQLLIFAAIVTRIGGLVATAPVLGANYAPIQVKSFLAVAISLMLTPVFWDYDFPEPGNAANLLIMMGAELIIGLSLGLGIKILFAGVQMTGQLLGQIGGLSIADVFNPAFDDNVPMLAIVFDLVVLAVFLVIGGHRFLMSALLHTFAEIPPGVAAIDVQIVHVIRETLANSLILGVQAAAPGTVALLVGVLVMGVISRTLPQLNLMAIGFSMNTMLLMAFVMLTIGSVVWIFQGSVEPTVDNIRSMFHRTVETAQN
- the fliQ gene encoding flagellar biosynthesis protein FliQ; amino-acid sequence: MNAQTTVDLTRQAMMMCLIIGAPVLVVGMVVGLLVGFLQALTQVQDQTVSFVPKILAMAIALAFTLPWIFQKLAGYTVELFSNIPDRIAGG
- a CDS encoding flagellar type III secretion system pore protein FliP — protein: MHILRNIAWILIALAAALQPQLAIAQQSTSIPETLIESSLDRPIQNEMEDLSDFVKAGPEHWTSPQGLSSTIQIMVLLTVISLAPALLIMTTSFIRITIVLGLLRQAIGTQQLPPSQVITALAMFMTFMVMHPYWQEVYEESIGPYTRQEVNPETGQQFKLFAEEDPITGVTGPDEAWERGVKPIRQFMAKQIDIAGNSDDVWMFYEFLPKKTREEIGEPQSYDDVPLQALVPAFMLSELKTAFLIGFQIYLPFLILDIVIASVTISMGMMMLPPVMISLPFKILLFVLVDGWTLIVGMLMQSFAPTL
- a CDS encoding FliO/MopB family protein codes for the protein MRNGILATCVLALTWFAGAPAATANDYPGSQVPPNQPLQIRNEAPPAFPPLAQALHVEAVPDAGHNAPIPAVAQPAAAVEPLRLPPPSKAKDTGVSMPVFNFQSNQTASIAASLLVVVGLFLIFAWVGKKNMKPGGSRLSKEIIQVLGKSQLSGKQQLELVRVGHKLLLLCVTPNGVETLTEITEPGEVERLLAIVRQDSPGSMKATFQDVLSQMGHQPARGFLEA
- the fliN gene encoding flagellar motor switch protein FliN; protein product: MTDDQMGQDEIEELLRKAQSGDMSASGPAPKKEEDLEALDQNDIEALFQNPGSAASSQPSQQQPAATAAATQPPQGAHSGSSQGASDMEYLLNQAEAAIASLNSPNENMPEGISPFTLRDFGGSPASTDKTTIDLVRDVELEVKIELGNADMHLEEVLQMQKGSVVPLDKLAGDPVDIFVNGRLIARGEVLILNDNFCVRITELIVGDSVV
- a CDS encoding OmpA/MotB family protein codes for the protein MDDDDEAPGIPEWVVTFGDMMSLLLTFFIMLVSMSEIKKDEQYQALVESFRRQFGHDSSMESVLAGNAKPRNSNLAKLATMGRAKRFSTHAGGDKVKAPVGDSPQVRIIRPGSKTAVGTVVYFPEDSAKLDETAIAALQAQSLEFGGKPQKIEIRGHTSLKPLPADSPFKTHWDLAYARCMAVKQYLVSLGIDERRIRVAVAGKNEPFHIGTDPLLLKQNPRVEVFLLDEVIDDLVGTAQEQANRRAPPIEAPGN
- a CDS encoding motility protein A, whose amino-acid sequence is MDIASVVGLLAAIGLILTAILIAPGSSLMAFIDVPSFLVVCGGAVAACMIAFPLKSMLGMPMSIKVIFLNKAPDYGELIKQIVSLAETARRDGLLALEGRISEIDNPFIITGIQMAVDGTRPDAIEDIMRTEMDAVATRHRDAKAVSDQMGRFAPAYGMIGTLLGLIIMLGNMSDPSSIGSGMAVALLTTLYGAIVSNVFFLPFSEKLGFLNKQELLGMEIAIRGIMAIQSGENPRVIEQKLRTFLPPAVRAKMDAEK
- a CDS encoding flagellar FlbD family protein, whose translation is MIKLTRLGGEPFVLNAELIRYVEANPDTFITLTNGDRIVVQEKTDVVVDRVIEYHQRKNLLPPGFARPDTGEK